The Bacteroidota bacterium genome window below encodes:
- a CDS encoding cell division protein ZapA encodes MNDKLSIKVSVAGRIYPLAIERDEEENVRKAVKLINEKVSEFEKNFDIKDRTDLLAMTALYFVPQYLESKDALQKDDKGTIERLEKLDKFISAELEKA; translated from the coding sequence ATGAATGATAAATTGTCCATAAAGGTTTCGGTGGCAGGAAGAATTTACCCGCTGGCAATTGAACGTGATGAAGAAGAAAACGTTCGCAAAGCGGTTAAACTCATCAATGAAAAAGTTTCTGAATTCGAAAAAAACTTTGACATAAAAGACCGGACCGATTTACTCGCAATGACTGCGCTTTATTTTGTTCCGCAATACCTGGAATCGAAAGATGCGCTTCAGAAAGATGATAAGGGAACTATTGAGCGATTGGAAAAACTGGACAAATTTATTTCGGCAGAGTTAGAGAAAGCGTAA